A single genomic interval of Macadamia integrifolia cultivar HAES 741 chromosome 6, SCU_Mint_v3, whole genome shotgun sequence harbors:
- the LOC122080606 gene encoding tetrapyrrole-binding protein, chloroplastic — protein MATNSLPSLHRYPLSRRQNSDSLPSTLPSSLFLKATTTTTSSTSFSHKLCSTHFTIFSTTSTTSTTTATSQTLSFDTLQQHLSSNDYRQADEETRRLLIVLAGEAAQERGYVFFSEVQFISESNLQTIDNLWRQYSNNKFGYSVQKRIWEKVNRDFTKFFLKVGWMKKLDTEVEQYNYRAFPSEFIWELKDDTPEGHLPLTNALRGTQLLNRILSHPAFQSMEEEEENDGTQDKGADEMKQRPKPGDKRVSKPDYSF, from the coding sequence GTCCCTCCACCGCTACCCTCTCAGCAGGCGCCAGAACTCAGACAGCCTTCCTTCCACcctaccctcttctctcttcctcaaagccaccacaaccaccacctcttcaacctctttctcccataaacTCTGCTCTACCCACTTCACTATCTTCTCCACAACTTCCACCACCAGTACTACCACCGCAACCTCACAAACACTCTCCTTTGACACCCTCCAACAACACCTATCATCCAATGACTACCGGCAAGCCGATGAAGAAACTCGCCGTCTCCTTATTGTCCTCGCAGGTGAAGCAGCTCAGGAGCGTGGCTATGTCTTCTTCTCAGAAGTCCAATTCATCTCGGAATCCAACCTCCAGACCATAGACAATCTCTGGCGGCAGTACAGCAATAATAAATTCGGTTACAGTGTTCAGAAGAGAATATGGGAGAAGGTTAATAGGGACTTCACCAAATTTTTCTTGAAGGTTGGCTGGATGAAGAAGCTTGACACTGAAGTTGAGCAGTACAATTACAGGGCATTTCCAAGTGAGTTCATTTGGGAACTGAAAGATGACACACCTGAGGGCCACCTCCCTTTGACAAATGCTCTTAGAGGGACTCAACTCCTCAACAGGATTCTAAGCCACCCTGCTTTTCAGTCcatggaagaggaagaagagaatgatgggACACAAGACAAGGGAGCTGATGAGATGAAGCAAAGGCCAAAACCTGGGGATAAGAGAGTATCCAAACCAGACTATAGCTTCTGA